The genomic interval GCGGTGGCAGCAGCTGCGGCGGCCCAGCCCCCAGGCTCCCACAGACCTGAGGTAAGGAGAGCGGGCTGTTGTGTTTTGGGGGCAGGCCCCGGACCCTGGGGCTAAAGTGCAGGGCATCCGGGCCTGGCCTGCAGCGGCAGAGGTCACCCAGCAAAGACAGCACTACGGCCACACGGTGTCCCCCCCGCATTTCACAGCTGTGTTGTTTCAAGTGCGCAGGGGTCACGGCTTATCTTTGGGGTTAAGGAATTGGGGTTCACAAGGGTAAACAGCTTGGTCCAAATGCATAAAGGTACAAGTGTGGCATTTCTGGGACCGGAAGCCTGGCCTTCTGGCTCCTAGTCCGGTGCTTCTTCCTCCTACTGGGCTTTCTGCGTCAGCACCACAGGGACAGCAATGTGTTCTTTCACTCAGTTCCCTACTTAGGGGTGAGTATTAACTGCGTGCAGCTCTGTTGATGGGAGAACGAGGTGGCATGCCTGCCCTCACCGTGTCCCATGGTTTCAAAGGAAACCGAAAATAAAGAGTCCGGAAGTCAGCTGCTTGATgatagggttttatttttaagcctgaGGCCAGTGCTTCAGTGCACTAAACTCTAAAGGGTTCTTAATCTAGTTCTTAGCCAGGGATTTGAGGGCCGGTGGACCCCAGTAAGATTCCTGAGCAGTAAGTAAGCCGTTCTGGGTTTCCTGTCTGCAGATTATCCGGCTGTATCCACTGGCACTGTTTTTGAGCACAAATCCTCCGCTCCGTGTCTGTGCCCAGAGTTGGCATTGCCTCCCTCAGCCccactcttttcccttttcagaGTAGTACCTATGTACGTAATATTTTTGTTGGCAAAATCAAAAGTGACGCATCAGAGAAATCTTACCAAATTTGAGCTGACAGGACCCTTTGGAGCCAGCTGAGGAAATACGCACCTGGCTTTCTAGGTGGTCCAGGGGCTGGCCACGTGGGATGTGCTGCTTCCGGTGCTTAGCTCGTTCTCTGTAGATGAGCAGAGAAAGGGTTAAGGAAAGACGTGACCTGCAGTGACCACAGGTGCGGCAGCAGTCAGAACCAGCAGGTTGAGCACCACCGCGTGCAGCCCAGGTGGCGAAGCATATCCACAGACGGTCTTACCGAATCTTCTAGTCAcctcagggagggaaggggcatcTGCTCCATACTGTAGATGGGGCTCAGAAGGCGAGGGAGCTGGTAAGAATTGGAACACTCCAGACTCTAGAGCCCTGAGTCCTAGCACCACAGTTTGGCGATGGAAGGTTTACAGGTGGAAGGTCCTGTTAAACGTGTTACCCTGAGGAGGCATGTGATGGAGACGAGGTTAGAGCACCTGGGTAGAGGGTCACTCATGGAGCCATGCCTCTACCCCTTGTGTCTCGTAGCGATCTCAGTCTCCAGCTGCTTCGGACTGCTCGTCCTCGTCCTCCTCGGCcagcctgccctcctcctccagcaggAGCGGCCTGGGCAGCCACCAGCTCCCCCGGGGCTACATCCCCATCCCCGTGATACACGAGCAGAATGTCACCCGGCCGGCAGCGCAGCCTTCCTTCCACCAAGCCCAGAAGACCCACTACCCAGCTCAGCAGGGTGAATACCAGACCTACCAGCCCATGTACCACAGGGCCCCGGGGGATGACTGGGAGCCTCGGCCCATGCCGGCAGCGTCCCCGTTTCGGTCTCCCGTCCGGGGTGCATCCAGCCGGGAGGGCTCCCCGGCCAGAAGCGGCACACCGGTGCACTCCCCTTCGCCTCACCGTGTACACACCGTGGTCGACAGGCCTCAGGTATGGAGTTGGTGTCAGCAGACTGACTATGGCAGCCCCTCTCCAGGGGCTGAGGAGCTCTTTGCAGGGGCCCTGGTTCCTCCACTGGTTGTGACCAGTTCACACACTTGTTACTGGGGGAAAGGGAGATCCTGGAAATGGCTGATCACCAGCAGAAGTGCAGGACAAGTGCTGGGAACTCTCAGTACTGTCTGtagctttgctcatttttcagtgCGGCTGCCTTTGGGGCAGAACTTCAGCCACCATGAAATGGCTGGACAGCAAGTAGAGTGTCACCCACACACGCCGTCTCAGTGTTTCAGTGCCCACCATGCTTTGTTAAGGCGCTTCATAACCCTTCCGCATCCTAGCCACAGCCTCGTCTCCAGTGCTCCAGACGGCTTGTCTCCTCCTCACGGGTACCCCTTCTccactctttcctttcttgtcgcctctgtgcctttgctcatgctgaaCCAGCCCCCTGCGATGCCATCGCGATCCAGGTTTTCCCCGTCCTGCAGGGGACAAGCCAGTGTTGCCTCTTCCATGAAGCCTACTCCTCTTTCTCATGGCACCTCATCACAGTCCCTTACAGCTCGGCCCGTGAGCACTCTGTGCATTTCGGAAGTGCTCATCTTACCTGTTTAGCTCAGCTCGGAGCTTGATGACAAGGACACGTCTTCCACCTCTCTCCCTGATGGCAAAGGACCGAGTTGCCTGACTGATGATGAgccggctggctggctgggaaACATTCCAGTCTGGTGAAGTTGCAGGCACAGACCTGCTCATTCTTCAGGGGCAACTCGTGGGCACGTCCTGGAGGAGGGGGTCGCTGGTGTCAGTAAGCTTGGAGCTTAGCAGAGCCTTGAGCAGCCCTGGGACCCCACCTTGAGCAGCCGAGTTCGTTTTCTGCCACAGTTTTTAGAGGGAAAGCCCCTTGTAGACAAATGCGGGGTGTCTTACTATAAATGGTGACAGCACCGTCGTGTGGTTCTTTTTTTAGCTTCTTTGTATAGGAAAGAATTTCAGCCTTACAGAGGAGTTACAAGAATCCTACAAAGAAACCCAGTCTACCCTTCATCCATATTCACTGTTAACATCTTGCTGTATTTGCTTTGccatttcttctctctgtatGTATCGTCCACGTGGTTTCTTTGTTGGAGATTTAATTGTAGATATCATGCTCTTTTACCCATGaataattcagcaaatattgcCCTAAGAAAGACCTTTTCATTCATAACCACAGTACAGTTACCAGAATCGGGACACTTAACCTCCTTACGTTGTTACCTGATACACAGTCCACTTTCAAATCTCCTTGAGAGCAGTTTCTCCTGCTCCAGGATCTAATCTAGGATCACAAGCACTGCATTTAGGTATCATTTCTCTTCAGTCTGCTTCAATCTGGAACAGTTCTTCGGCCTTCCTTtgctttcatgaccttgacattttcaAAGAGGACACGCCATAGAGCAGTCCCTCTTAGGAGTTTCTAAAGTCAtttttctcagggcgcctgggtggctcagtcaggtaagcgtctgactcttgatctcagctcaggtcatgatctcacagttcgtgaatttgagccccgtgtggggctctgcgctgacagtgtggagcctgcttgggattctgtttcttcttctcttcacccctcccctgctctctcgttctctcaaataaatttaaaaaaataataagagtcaTTTTTCATACCCAGCCCTTTTAAGCCCAAAGAGGGGTGTGTGGCTGGTTCCTGAATGGTAAGGGCCAGATTTGAGGTCATGTGCATTGGCAAAAGAATCTGATGGAAAAGGATGTTGCTGGTGTTCAGATGGCTAAGTAGCCACCAGGTTCTTCCTTGGGCTCAGGAATCCCAGGAAAGAAGTGCCCATCTGCAGTGCTAGAAAAGCTTCCCCTCATGTCTTTCCCATATATTTCCCATAGTCggtgaaataatatttaatcctGTTTCTGCTTCCCATAACCTTGTTTATGGTGCCCTCCTTTTTAGTGCTTgttcagatttctttttgaaCATGTGCAAAGATTTGACGTAACTGAACATTATAGTggaatttaatattttagtattagTATCTCTTATTTCCCAGTTCATGGAATTAGGgtgtcagttgtttttttttttttgagagagagcgccagtgggggatggggcagagagagagggagagagagagagagagagggagaatctcaagcaggctctgcactgtcagtgcagagtccgacatggggttcaaacccacgaaccgtgagatcatgacctgagctgaaatcaagagacacttaaccgactgagccacccagacaccctaggGTACGTGAGATTTTTAAGGGGTTTTGGCAAAAAGACTAATTCAAAACAGTATACAACTCTATGTgtattgaaacattatttacgatagccaagatatggaagcaggcCAAGTGTCCATtatgaagaaaatgtgacatgcatgcacgcgcacacacacacacacacacacacacacacacacacacacactggactatTACTCAGCTGTGAAAAGGAATGGAgtcttgtcatttgtaacaacatggatgaacttagagggtattatgctaagtgaaataagtcaaatggagaaagagaaatatcatacgatttcactactgtgtagaatctaaaaaataaaacaaaagcacaagcaaaaagCCAAACAGGCTCTTAAATGCAGAGCACAatctgatggttgtcagaggggaggtggatggggggatgggcaaaataggtgaaggccattaagaggtataaacttccagttataagataagctacagagatgaaaagtacagcgtaGGGAATATTGTGGCGACATGTGGTGACAGCTGGGGAGTGCGCTTACTGTGGTGAGCACCTGTAATGTgtggaagtgtggaatcactgTGCGGTACACCAGAAACcgtgtaacactgtgtgtcagcGACACACGCATAATAAAGAAGCGGGGTGAGGTATTCACCTAGATGCTAGGAAAGCTAAGATACTTGCTTGAAGCATagcgctttttaaaaaatacctcttggggcgcctgggtggcgcagtcggttaagcgtccgacttcagccaggtcacgatctcgcggtccgtgagttcgagccccgcgtcaggctctgggctgatggctcagagcctggagcctgtttccgattctgtgtctccctctctttctgcccctcccccgttcatgctctgtctctctctgtcctaaaaataaaataaaaaaaagttgaaaaaaaaaatatattaaaaaaaaaaaatacctcttggggcgcctgggtggcgccgtcggttaagcgtccgacttcagccaggtcacgatctcgcagtccgtgagttcgagccccgcgtcaggctctgggctgatggctcagagcctggagcctgtttccgattctgtgtctccctctctctctgcccctcccccgttcatgctctgtctctctctgtcccaaaaataaataaacgttgaaaaaaaaaaaaatacctcttgtGGTCACATTAAAAAGTACGGGCGGCCAGGAGTCCGTGCAGAGATGCGCAGCTGAGTGTTGGCTCTGGGCATAAATGTGCGCGGCAAAATCCTCAGAGTTAACTATTTTAGGCACCTTGCTTATTCTCAAAAAATAGATCAGTCTGGGCAGAAACTGCTAGGCTgtcatagctttaaaaaaaaaaaaaaaaaagattagggaagcctgggtggctcagtcggttgagtgtccgacttcggctcaggtcatgatctcgtggtccgtgagttcaagccccgcgttgggctctgtgctgacagcccagagcctggaacctacttcagattctatgtcttcctctctctctgcttctcccctgctcatgctctgtctctctttcaaaataataagtatacattaaaaaaagaaaaagattacaaCTTTTCTGAAACAGGAGATGAGACTGTCACACCCTGAACAGAACTGTCCACACAGTGTAAGGAAGGGCACATGTGGCAATCATTCCTCCATGGCTGTGCCACCGAGATTCTGAGTCACCCAGGACTTTGCTTTGGGCTAAACTAGCTCAGCAGTCAGCGAgttttttgatattttcattctGAATACATTGGTGTTCTTTTCGTTGCCCTAAGAATACCGTCTACAGAAAAATTCAATGAATGGTGACAGACCCAGTCCAAGGTGATGGGTGATGAATGGAAACAAATGGTTTGGTCACGTTACAggatcaatatttttttattttgtgacagTATTTGGTCGACTTTGAAAATCTCTTTTATACGTTAAAGCCATTCCCCAGTTTTCTTTATGGTCTGTACTCACTACAAACAACTGCCTGTGACTCTCAGccagttattaaaaatatctctgtGTCCTTGCCTCCTCTCAGCAGCCCATGACTCATCGAGAATCTTCACCTGTTCCCCAACCTGAAAACAAACCCGAAAGCAAGCCAGGCCCAGTTGGACCAGATCTCCTTCCTGGACACGTCCCGATTCAGGTGATCCGCAAGGAGGCAGATTCCCAACCTGTTTTCCAGAAGCCCCCACCCGCCTCTGAGAGGGTGGAAGTAAAGGTTCCCGCTGCTCCGGTTCCCCAtcctcccagccccgccccttcTGCTGTCCCCTCGTCCCCCAAGAATGTGGCTGCAGAAGAGagggcagcccccagccccgcccctgcaGAGGCTGCACCTCCCAAGTCAGGAGAAGCTGAGGCGCCCCCAAAACATCCAGGCGTGCTGAAAGTGGAAGCCATCCTGCAGAACGTGCAAGGGCTGGAGCAGGCCGTGGACAACTTTGAAGGCAAGAAGACGGACAAAAAGTACCTGATGATCGAAGAGTATTTGACCAAAGAGCTACTGGCCCTGGATTCAGTAGACCCTGAAGGACGAGCTGATGTCCGTCAGGCCAGGAGAGATGGTGTCAGGAAGGTTCAGACCATCCTGGAAAAACTTGAACAGAAAGCGATAGATGTCCCAGGTCAAGTCCAGGTTTATGAACTCCAGCCTAGCTCCCTTGAATCCGATCGGCCACTGCAGGAAATCATGGAGATGGGTGCCATGGCCACAGACAAGAGTAAGAAAAGTGCGGGAAACGGAGAAGATCCCCAAACTGAAACCCAGCAGCCGCCAGAAGCCAAAGAAGCAGCGATGGCAAACCCCGGCAGCACGACGGACACAGCTGGTAACGCAGCGGCACCGTAGTCTCCACTGGACACAGATCAGACCCGGGGACTGGGAGCTGGCGGTGTGCTTTAGGGAATTTTAAGTTGCATGCATTTCAGGGACTTTGAATccgtttgtttttacttttcatagGCGCTTGGTACGCAGTAACTTGGGTGGAGGCCACACACACTAATTAAAGGGCTAAAAGGAAAATGATGCTCTTCTGTATTCTTACTCTGTACAAATGCAGCGGTTGCTCGTTTCAGAACTTTCACCCCATTGCTTGGTGGCGGGGCCCCATCTGTGCGCGGGCACCACGTGTGAGCCACGCTTGTACTCCGTCTTTGCGCAGCTCTGGACCGAGGGAGGCGTTTGGCTGGTGGATGGGCTGTTGATTTCCCATCACACAAACACGAAACCCATTTTTCGGAATTGTTGCTCTTTTGTTGGGATGATCTTCATCTCCTAGCTAAGATACCTAACCTCAGATAGAATAAAATGTGCAAGGAGCCCAGGAATATCTGTATGCTGGATGACTTTAATGCAACAtttgagaaaagtaaaataaagtaataatcaAACTCACAATGTTTTTTGGTGATTTCTGAAGTGCCGAGGAGTGTCACATCAAGATTGTGTCTCCCTGGCTTCAGTGACAGTCAGCGACAGACACATTTACTAGCCAGCTCTGGGATCCACGTGGATCCTGGCCCACGTCGTGAGAATGAGGGTCCATGACTTTTGCATCCTCAGATGGCAGCTGTTTCCTGGGAAGACTCCGGGCTGTGCACCCAGGTGATGGGACTGGACCGGCCACCCCTCTCAGGATTGGCCCAGCCCAGGGATCACTCGGGCAGCATCTCTGCTCACCCGGGCCACCCTCAGGCCTCAGGGAAGGGCTGAGCTGGTTCAAAAGCGCAGGAGAAAATCAGTCCCTGGTGTTGCCGGAGGCTAACCAAAGTGTTCTGTGGAGTCCAGgtcactggggggtggggaacgtGTTCTGTGAGAGCC from Leopardus geoffroyi isolate Oge1 chromosome D2, O.geoffroyi_Oge1_pat1.0, whole genome shotgun sequence carries:
- the BAG3 gene encoding BAG family molecular chaperone regulator 3 isoform X1, with translation MSAATHSPMVQMASGSGAGDRDPLPPGWEIKIDPQTGWPFFVDHNSRTTTWNDPRVPPEGPKETPSSANGPSQEGSKLLPSREGHTVYPQLRPGYIAIPVHHEGVDSRQPRPSFVCSQPGTQRFRTEAATEAPQRSQSPLRGVVEATQPDKQCGQAVAAAAAAQPPGSHRPERSQSPAASDCSSSSSSASLPSSSSRSGLGSHQLPRGYIPIPVIHEQNVTRPAAQPSFHQAQKTHYPAQQGEYQTYQPMYHRAPGDDWEPRPMPAASPFRSPVRGASSREGSPARSGTPVHSPSPHRVHTVVDRPQQPMTHRESSPVPQPENKPESKPGPVGPDLLPGHVPIQVIRKEADSQPVFQKPPPASERVEVKVPAAPVPHPPSPAPSAVPSSPKNVAAEERAAPSPAPAEAAPPKSGEAEAPPKHPGVLKVEAILQNVQGLEQAVDNFEGKKTDKKYLMIEEYLTKELLALDSVDPEGRADVRQARRDGVRKVQTILEKLEQKAIDVPGQVQVYELQPSSLESDRPLQEIMEMGAMATDKSKKSAGNGEDPQTETQQPPEAKEAAMANPGSTTDTAGNAAAP
- the BAG3 gene encoding BAG family molecular chaperone regulator 3 isoform X2, whose protein sequence is MSAATHSPMVQMASGSGAGDRDPLPPGWEIKIDPQTGWPFFVDHNSRTTTWNDPRVPPEGPKETPSSANGPSQEGSKLLPSREGHTVYPQLRPGYIAIPVHHEGVDSRQPRPSFVCSQPGTQRFRTEAATEAPQRSQSPLRGVVEATQPDKQCGQAVAAAAAAQPPGSHRPERSQSPAASDCSSSSSSASLPSSSSRSGLGSHQLPRGYIPIPVIHEQNVTRPAAQPSFHQAQKTHYPAQQGEYQTYQPMYHRAPGDDWEPRPMPAASPFRSPVRGASSREGSPARSGTPVHSPSPHRVHTVVDRPQPMTHRESSPVPQPENKPESKPGPVGPDLLPGHVPIQVIRKEADSQPVFQKPPPASERVEVKVPAAPVPHPPSPAPSAVPSSPKNVAAEERAAPSPAPAEAAPPKSGEAEAPPKHPGVLKVEAILQNVQGLEQAVDNFEGKKTDKKYLMIEEYLTKELLALDSVDPEGRADVRQARRDGVRKVQTILEKLEQKAIDVPGQVQVYELQPSSLESDRPLQEIMEMGAMATDKSKKSAGNGEDPQTETQQPPEAKEAAMANPGSTTDTAGNAAAP